The sequence below is a genomic window from Escherichia marmotae.
TTACCTCGACCCCGAACTCATCTCTCGTTGCCTTGCCGAATCAGGTACTGTAACGCTACGCAAGCGCCGTCTTCCCCTCGAAATGATGGTCTGGTGTATTGTTGGCATGGCGCTTGAGCGTAAAGAACCTCTTCACCAGATTGTGAATCGCCTGGACATCATGCTACCGGGCAATCGCCCCTTCGTTGCCCCCAGTGCCGTTATTCAGGCCCGCCAGCGCCTGGGAAGTGAGGCTGTCCGCCGCGTGTTCACGAAAACAGCGCAGCTCTGGCATAACACCACGCCGCATCCGCACTGGTGCGGCCTGACCCTGCTGGCCATCGATGGTGTGTTCTGGCGCACACCGGATACACCAGAGAACGATGCAGCCTTCCCCCGCCAGACACATGCCGGGAACCCGGCGCTCTACCCGCAGGTCAAAATGGTCTGCCAGATGGAACTGACCAGCCATCTGCTGACGGCTGCAGCCTTCGGCACGATGAAGAACAGCGAAAATGAGCTTGCTGAGCAACTTATAGAACAAACCGGCGATAACACCCTGACGTTAATGGATAAAGGTTATTACTCACTGGGACTGTTAAATGCCTGGAGCCAGGCGGGAGAACACCGCCACTGGATGATCCCTCTCAGAAAGGGAGCGCAATATGAAGAGATCAGAAAACTGGGTAAAGGCGATCATCTGGTGAAGCTGAAAACCAGCCCGCAGGCACGAAAAAAGTGGCCGGGGCTGGGAAATGAGGTGACAGCCCGCCTGCTGACCGTGACGCGCAAAGGAAAAGTCTGCCATCTGCTGACGTCGATGACGGACGCCATGCGCTTCCCCGGAGGAGAAATGGCGGATCTGTACAGTCATCGCTGGGAAATCGAACTGGGATACAGGGAGATAAAACAGACGATGCAACTGAGCAGGCTGACGCTGAGAAGTAAAAAGCCGGAGCTTGTGGAGCAAGAGCTGTGGGGTGTCTTACTGGCTTATAATCTGGTGAGATATCAGATGATTAAAATGGCAGAACATCTGAAAGGTTACTGGCCGAATCAACTGAGTTTCTCAGAATCATGCGGAATGGTGATGAGAATGCTGATGACATTGCAGGGCGCTTCACCGGGACGTATACCGGAGCTGATGCGCGATCTTGCAAGTATGGGACAACTTGTGAAATTACCGACAAGAAGGGAAAGAGCCTTCCCGAGAGTGGTAAAGGAGAGGCCCTGGAAATACCCCACAGCCCCGAAAAAGAGCCAGTCAGTTGCTTAACTGACTGGCATTACTCTAAAGGGTGTTATTTAACAGGGGAAATATGCAACTCGTCGTAACCAGAAAGCGCGCAAGGCTGGCGACTGAATGCCAGTTCTTCCAGGCTACCGATCACCAGTTCAAGGGTGGTGCGCACGGTACAGCCAGGCATCATATGACCGCCGAGCATTGCGCCGTGTGGGTCTGAAATGCAGAGATGAAGATGTTCACCTGTCTGTTCCAGTGTGCCGTTCAGTGCGATTACTTCAAACTTACCGCGAAGATGAGTGGTGTTTTCTTGCCCGGCATAGCGTAAGGCGACGTCAGTCAGACTGCCGGTACAACCCGCAATCCACGCGGCGTGAAGTTGTTGCTGTCGCGCGAAGGTGCGTAATTGAGAGAAAACTTCCT
It includes:
- a CDS encoding IS4-like element IS4 family transposase, encoding MLIGQALDLVSRYDSLRNPLTSLGDYLDPELISRCLAESGTVTLRKRRLPLEMMVWCIVGMALERKEPLHQIVNRLDIMLPGNRPFVAPSAVIQARQRLGSEAVRRVFTKTAQLWHNTTPHPHWCGLTLLAIDGVFWRTPDTPENDAAFPRQTHAGNPALYPQVKMVCQMELTSHLLTAAAFGTMKNSENELAEQLIEQTGDNTLTLMDKGYYSLGLLNAWSQAGEHRHWMIPLRKGAQYEEIRKLGKGDHLVKLKTSPQARKKWPGLGNEVTARLLTVTRKGKVCHLLTSMTDAMRFPGGEMADLYSHRWEIELGYREIKQTMQLSRLTLRSKKPELVEQELWGVLLAYNLVRYQMIKMAEHLKGYWPNQLSFSESCGMVMRMLMTLQGASPGRIPELMRDLASMGQLVKLPTRRERAFPRVVKERPWKYPTAPKKSQSVA
- a CDS encoding PPC domain-containing DNA-binding protein gives rise to the protein MMTLPHLYSSTARFYALRLLPDQEVFSQLRTFARQQQLHAAWIAGCTGSLTDVALRYAGQENTTHLRGKFEVIALNGTLEQTGEHLHLCISDPHGAMLGGHMMPGCTVRTTLELVIGSLEELAFSRQPCALSGYDELHISPVK